A window of Chitinophagales bacterium contains these coding sequences:
- a CDS encoding succinate dehydrogenase cytochrome b subunit: MGLTGLFLISFLVIHAAINAMIFYNDGGETFGHWAHFMGTNPIIRTLEIGLVAGFLIHIVDGILLLKHNNDARPVKYAYSNANANSKWYSRSMGLLGTLLLLFLIIHTAHFWIPNRANQFATGEELNLYSLMKEKFSYWYIVVIYLAGCISLLWHLMHGFKSAFQTLGLNHVKYNALIANVGTVFSIVISALFASMPLAFYFQLIQ, translated from the coding sequence ATGGGATTAACGGGACTTTTCTTGATTTCATTTCTTGTAATTCATGCTGCTATAAACGCCATGATTTTTTACAACGATGGAGGTGAAACATTTGGGCATTGGGCACATTTTATGGGAACCAATCCAATTATTAGAACTTTAGAAATTGGCTTAGTGGCAGGCTTTCTCATTCACATTGTGGATGGTATTTTGCTTTTAAAACATAACAACGATGCCCGCCCCGTAAAGTATGCTTACAGCAATGCAAATGCCAATAGCAAATGGTATTCGCGCAGCATGGGCTTGTTGGGAACCTTATTATTGTTGTTCCTAATTATTCACACAGCTCATTTTTGGATACCAAACAGAGCCAACCAATTTGCCACAGGCGAAGAGTTGAATTTATATTCTTTAATGAAAGAAAAATTTAGCTATTGGTATATAGTGGTAATTTATTTGGCAGGTTGCATTTCGCTACTTTGGCATTTAATGCACGGTTTTAAAAGTGCCTTTCAAACATTGGGTCTAAACCACGTGAAATACAATGCGCTCATTGCCAATGTAGGCACTGTGTTTTCAATTGTAATTTCAGCACTTTTTGCTTCTATGCCTTTGGCATTTTATTTTCAACTTATTCAATAG
- a CDS encoding DUF3365 domain-containing protein, translating into MRYLAMLPLALLLNSCGNTPQSVSTAPPPNYTALGDSITTEIQQVFMQRVSAAMQQGGSEHAVTYCNIHAMPITDSLSNIYHASIQRLSNKNRNPLNAINATADSLAWKKIETQKVSFAEQKNEGEVVYYKPIFLAMPACIKCHGNTSDITEGTQVLLKQKYPNDLATGYSLGELRGMWKIKFKTN; encoded by the coding sequence ATGCGATACTTAGCAATGTTACCATTAGCACTATTACTTAATAGCTGCGGCAATACACCTCAATCGGTTAGTACCGCACCACCACCCAACTATACAGCACTGGGCGATAGTATTACTACCGAAATTCAACAAGTATTTATGCAGCGCGTAAGTGCTGCAATGCAGCAAGGCGGTTCCGAGCATGCCGTAACCTATTGCAATATACATGCAATGCCTATTACCGATTCGCTTTCAAACATTTACCACGCAAGCATACAAAGGTTAAGCAATAAGAATAGAAACCCTTTAAATGCAATTAACGCCACTGCCGATAGCTTGGCATGGAAAAAAATAGAAACGCAAAAAGTATCTTTTGCAGAACAAAAAAACGAAGGCGAAGTGGTGTACTACAAGCCCATATTTTTAGCCATGCCGGCTTGTATAAAATGCCACGGAAACACTTCCGATATTACTGAAGGAACCCAAGTTCTTTTAAAACAAAAATATCCTAACGATTTGGCCACAGGCTACAGCTTAGGCGAATTGCGAGGCATGTGGAAGATTAAATTTAAAACCAATTAG
- a CDS encoding fumarate reductase/succinate dehydrogenase flavoprotein subunit, with the protein MAALDSRIPDGTIETKWTKYKSTVHLINPANKRSIEVLVIGSGLAGAAAAASLAELGYKVKVFCFQDSARRAHSIAAQGGINAAKNYQNDGDSVYRLFYDTVKGGDYRSREANVYRLAEVSANIIDQCVAQGVPFAREYGGMLSNRSFGGTQVQRTFYAAGQTGQQLLLGAYSALQRQVGMGIVKMYARHEMLDVVMIDGKCRGIIARDLVSGKLERHFGHAVLLCTGGYGNAFFLSTNAMGSNVTAAWKAHKKGAFFGNPCFTQIHPTCIPVSGDHQSKLTLMSESLRNDGRIWVPKKKEDAEAIRKGKKKASQIPEEDRDYYLERRYPAFGNLVPRDVASRAAKERCDAGFGVNATGEAVFLDFAFNTKRYGTIEAAKHGLTNVSDAELVAMGKEVVKEKYGNLFDMYKQITGVDPYEEPMQIYPAVHYTMGGLWVDYNLMTTVPGLYALGEANFSDHGANRLGASALMQGLADGYFVIPYTIGDYLSNEIRVKAIPTDHEAFVQAEKAVQEKIDKFFSIKGKQPVDHFHRKLGKIMWEKCGMARNAEGLKLAITEIQQLREEFWKDVRVPGTANEFNPELEKAGRVADFLELGELMCKDALNRNESCGGHFREEYQTEEGEALRDDANYSYVAAWEFKGNDWELHKEELKYENIKIAQRSYK; encoded by the coding sequence ATGGCAGCATTAGATTCAAGAATTCCTGATGGTACAATCGAAACTAAATGGACAAAATATAAATCTACCGTTCATTTAATAAATCCGGCAAACAAACGCAGTATTGAAGTGTTGGTTATTGGTTCTGGCTTAGCCGGAGCGGCAGCCGCAGCTTCGTTGGCAGAGTTGGGATATAAAGTAAAAGTATTTTGCTTTCAAGACTCGGCACGTAGAGCGCACTCTATTGCTGCACAAGGAGGTATAAATGCCGCTAAGAATTATCAGAACGATGGTGATTCTGTTTATCGTTTATTTTACGATACCGTAAAAGGTGGCGATTACCGCTCGCGCGAAGCCAACGTATATCGCTTGGCAGAAGTGAGTGCCAATATTATTGACCAATGTGTGGCACAAGGTGTGCCGTTTGCGCGCGAATACGGTGGTATGTTAAGCAACCGCTCGTTTGGCGGTACACAAGTGCAAAGAACTTTTTATGCTGCAGGGCAAACCGGTCAGCAGTTATTGTTGGGCGCTTATTCCGCATTGCAGCGTCAAGTAGGTATGGGTATTGTAAAAATGTATGCCCGCCACGAAATGCTAGATGTGGTAATGATAGATGGAAAATGCCGTGGAATTATAGCCCGCGATTTAGTAAGCGGCAAGTTGGAACGCCACTTTGGGCATGCCGTTTTATTGTGTACAGGAGGTTATGGCAATGCATTTTTCCTTTCTACCAATGCAATGGGTTCCAATGTAACTGCAGCGTGGAAAGCGCATAAAAAAGGCGCATTTTTTGGTAATCCTTGTTTCACACAGATTCACCCTACTTGTATTCCGGTTTCGGGCGACCACCAAAGTAAGCTTACGCTCATGAGTGAATCGTTGAGAAACGATGGTAGAATTTGGGTGCCTAAAAAGAAAGAAGACGCAGAGGCAATTAGAAAAGGAAAGAAAAAAGCCAGCCAAATACCTGAAGAAGATCGCGATTATTATTTAGAAAGAAGGTATCCGGCTTTCGGAAACTTAGTACCGCGCGATGTGGCTTCACGTGCTGCAAAAGAACGCTGCGATGCAGGTTTTGGAGTAAATGCAACGGGTGAAGCTGTATTCCTCGATTTTGCATTCAATACAAAACGCTATGGAACCATAGAAGCTGCTAAACATGGTTTAACCAACGTGTCGGATGCAGAGCTGGTGGCAATGGGTAAAGAAGTAGTAAAAGAAAAATACGGCAACTTGTTTGATATGTACAAGCAAATTACCGGAGTAGATCCATACGAAGAGCCCATGCAAATTTATCCTGCCGTGCACTACACTATGGGAGGCTTGTGGGTAGATTACAATTTAATGACAACCGTTCCGGGCTTATATGCCTTGGGCGAAGCTAACTTCTCCGATCACGGAGCCAATCGCTTGGGAGCATCTGCACTCATGCAAGGTTTGGCCGATGGTTACTTTGTAATTCCATATACCATTGGCGATTATCTCTCAAACGAAATTCGAGTAAAAGCAATACCTACCGATCACGAAGCGTTTGTGCAAGCAGAAAAAGCAGTACAAGAAAAAATTGATAAGTTTTTCTCCATTAAAGGGAAACAACCAGTAGATCATTTCCATAGAAAGCTAGGAAAAATAATGTGGGAAAAGTGCGGTATGGCACGTAATGCCGAAGGCTTAAAATTAGCCATAACCGAAATTCAGCAATTGCGCGAGGAGTTTTGGAAAGATGTACGCGTACCGGGTACTGCCAATGAATTTAATCCTGAGTTGGAAAAGGCAGGAAGAGTTGCCGACTTTTTAGAGTTAGGCGAATTGATGTGTAAAGATGCACTCAATAGAAACGAATCTTGTGGCGGACACTTCCGTGAAGAGTACCAAACAGAAGAAGGCGAAGCACTCCGCGATGATGCCAACTACAGCTATGTTGCCGCATGGGAATTTAAAGGCAACGATTGGGAACTACATAAAGAAGAGTTGAAATACGAGAATATTAAAATTGCACAGCGTTCATACAAATAA
- a CDS encoding cadherin-like domain-containing protein, whose protein sequence is MKNLCLALIATVLFINSYSQQPIQLDSTNMPYVGWTQKTARDTFPLPSVNYGLKGANRTYDFSNLVLFDNDTIEYRALTNPQKTKFSSSNLATTANGVSFLFSKTTATGVTWQGLDGELLPGFSTDVAFNPEPIVAKFPTKYGNTYSGTWGFTKTVAGSAVGQPAVSQVKVTYTGKYTDTIDGWGKVITPHAAYKCLRDQRYETSNTKIEVAIIPNIFSTFSNTFDTTKRYTYLTKEARGSALTFSYDTSGTLLQVAWSLQNPNPPIAAFTYSVAPNGVVTFTDSSDNYPNTWSWNYNDNTPNGNTQNPTHTYTSNGNYYVCLTATNAGGSHTFCDTVRVATIGTPNQKPIAINDTVIVFQPNSISIPVLANDSDPDQNALTVSILQNATHGNDTAINSQTILYQPNASYVGFDTIRYTICDNGTPSLCDTAYIFIEVKEPVILPNAAFNYTASTTNCGAVFSNASLHADSVVWKLNAITGITDTLATGDTLNITHTNSTTWQANVCLYAYNKFGVDSSCQQVVITCASINEVEDVVYKIYPNPSADMFFVRNNLPFLMGVHSIRLIDLEGRIVKETAVNENSIFARVSTADIQAGSYVAEVILNNGKVGGRAQVLIQH, encoded by the coding sequence ATGAAAAACTTATGCCTTGCGCTTATAGCAACTGTATTATTCATTAACTCCTATAGCCAGCAACCTATTCAGTTAGATTCTACTAATATGCCCTATGTTGGCTGGACACAAAAAACAGCCCGCGACACCTTCCCTCTTCCTTCGGTAAACTATGGTTTAAAAGGTGCCAACCGAACTTACGATTTCAGCAACTTGGTTTTATTCGATAACGATACAATTGAATACAGAGCGCTTACCAATCCGCAAAAAACAAAATTCTCATCTTCCAACTTGGCAACTACTGCCAATGGAGTATCGTTTCTTTTTTCAAAAACAACTGCAACAGGAGTAACATGGCAAGGGTTAGACGGAGAACTGCTTCCCGGATTTTCTACTGATGTAGCTTTTAATCCCGAACCAATTGTTGCCAAATTCCCAACAAAGTATGGCAACACTTATAGCGGCACTTGGGGCTTTACTAAAACGGTGGCCGGCTCTGCAGTTGGGCAGCCTGCCGTAAGCCAAGTAAAGGTAACCTACACCGGAAAGTACACCGATACAATAGACGGGTGGGGAAAAGTAATTACACCACATGCTGCCTATAAATGCCTGCGCGACCAACGCTACGAAACCAGTAATACCAAAATTGAAGTGGCAATTATTCCAAATATATTTTCAACCTTCAGCAATACTTTTGATACCACCAAACGCTATACTTACTTAACCAAAGAAGCGCGCGGCTCAGCACTCACCTTTAGTTATGATACCTCCGGCACACTTTTACAAGTTGCCTGGTCGCTCCAAAACCCCAACCCGCCCATTGCAGCTTTTACCTATTCGGTTGCACCAAATGGAGTAGTAACTTTTACAGATAGTTCAGATAACTACCCCAATACATGGAGTTGGAACTATAACGATAATACGCCTAACGGAAACACACAAAATCCTACACACACCTATACTTCTAACGGCAATTATTACGTGTGCTTAACAGCCACTAATGCAGGTGGCAGCCACACATTTTGCGATACGGTGCGTGTTGCAACTATTGGCACACCCAACCAAAAGCCAATTGCTATAAACGATACAGTTATCGTATTTCAACCAAATTCAATATCCATTCCTGTACTAGCAAACGATAGCGACCCCGACCAAAATGCGCTTACCGTTTCTATCCTCCAAAATGCTACGCATGGCAACGACACCGCAATAAACAGCCAAACCATACTGTATCAACCCAACGCGAGTTATGTAGGATTCGATACAATACGCTATACTATCTGCGATAATGGCACACCTTCGCTTTGCGATACTGCTTATATTTTTATTGAAGTAAAAGAACCGGTGATACTTCCTAATGCTGCTTTTAACTATACCGCCAGCACAACCAATTGTGGTGCGGTTTTCAGCAATGCTTCTTTACATGCAGATTCAGTAGTTTGGAAATTAAATGCAATAACCGGTATTACCGATACGCTTGCAACTGGCGATACGCTAAACATTACCCATACAAACTCTACCACATGGCAAGCCAATGTATGCTTGTATGCTTACAATAAATTTGGAGTAGATTCTTCTTGCCAACAAGTTGTAATTACTTGTGCTTCTATAAATGAAGTAGAAGATGTAGTGTACAAAATTTATCCTAATCCTTCGGCTGATATGTTTTTTGTAAGAAATAACCTTCCTTTTTTAATGGGCGTACACAGCATTCGTCTTATAGATTTAGAAGGAAGAATAGTGAAAGAAACTGCCGTAAACGAAAACAGTATTTTTGCGCGGGTTTCAACAGCAGATATACAGGCCGGCAGCTATGTTGCTGAGGTAATTTTAAATAATGGCAAAGTTGGCGGCAGGGCACAAGTGCTTATTCAGCACTAA
- a CDS encoding succinate dehydrogenase/fumarate reductase iron-sulfur subunit: MSGNMKVTLKVWRQKDQNAKGSLETHQVNDVSPDMSFLEMFDVLNDKLICDGKDPIAFDHDCREGICGMCSMYINGQPHGPLQGVTTCQLHMRSFKDGDTIVVEPWRAKAFPVIKDLVVDRSAFDRIISAGGFVSVNTGNAQDANSLPIGKEDADMAFASATCIGCGACVAACKNASAMLFVSAKVSQFALLPQGQPERHSRVLNMVAQMDSEGFGNCTNTGACEAECPKGISISNIARMNRDFLNAAVVEE; this comes from the coding sequence ATGAGTGGCAATATGAAAGTAACCTTAAAAGTTTGGAGACAAAAGGACCAAAATGCAAAAGGTAGTTTAGAAACACACCAAGTAAATGATGTATCTCCAGATATGTCTTTTCTTGAAATGTTTGATGTACTGAACGATAAACTTATTTGCGATGGTAAAGACCCAATTGCATTCGACCACGATTGCCGCGAAGGTATCTGCGGTATGTGCAGTATGTACATAAACGGACAACCGCACGGACCATTACAAGGTGTTACAACCTGCCAGTTGCACATGCGCTCGTTTAAAGATGGCGATACTATAGTAGTAGAACCATGGCGTGCAAAGGCATTTCCGGTTATTAAAGATTTAGTAGTAGATAGAAGTGCTTTCGATAGAATTATTTCTGCCGGAGGTTTTGTATCTGTAAATACAGGCAATGCACAAGATGCCAACTCTTTGCCCATTGGAAAAGAAGATGCCGATATGGCGTTTGCATCGGCTACCTGTATTGGTTGTGGCGCTTGTGTAGCGGCTTGCAAAAACGCATCTGCCATGTTGTTCGTTTCGGCCAAGGTTTCGCAATTTGCACTGTTGCCACAAGGGCAGCCGGAGCGCCATTCGCGTGTGTTAAACATGGTGGCTCAAATGGATAGTGAAGGTTTTGGAAATTGTACCAATACCGGAGCTTGCGAAGCAGAATGTCCCAAAGGTATTTCTATTTCAAATATTGCACGTATGAACCGCGATTTCTTAAACGCTGCTGTGGTAGAAGAATAA